Below is a genomic region from Dechloromonas denitrificans.
TCGTCGGTAATGGTGGTTTGTGGATCGGTCAGTCGCTTTTGCAGCGTCTGGTCGGGACGACTTCGCGACTTCTCGGTCAACGAGCTTCCGTAGAGGAAAAAGCAGCCGAGGGCAGTGCCTGGGTCGCTTTGCTCTCCGAGCGCGAGGTGCAGGTTGCTCGGCTGGTTGCTGGAGGAGCCAGCAACAAGGAAGTGGCGAATCAGCTGGCAATTACAGAGCGCACAGTCAAAGCCCATCTGACGGCTGCTTTCGAGAAGCTGGGGATACGTGATCGTTTACAGCTTTCTCTCCGGATCAACGGTCGGCTACCTTGATTCCCAGGAGAGCCTTGTCTCTCCTGAATGGCTGGATTGTACTTTGGTGCAATAGCCAACAAACTTGAAGCTCCTTACACTGGCACAATCACTAATGCTGTATGGAGTTTTACCATGGCCCAAGCTCAAGTTATCGCTAAAGTCTCATCTATGTCTGGTGAGGCATTTGCCCGGGATGGTTCCGGCAAAATGCGTCGTTTGAAGGTCGGTGACTCCGTACGCGAAGGCGAGTCAGTCGTCAGCTCTGATGGCTCTCAGGTTGTCCTTAAACTGGCTGATGGCCGTGAGATGACGGTTCGTCCCGGTGAGGTGGCACGGATCGATGCTGAGGTTGCTGCACCGATCAAGCCTGATGCGGCAGATAGTGCGGTCATCAATAACCCGAAGGGCTTCCAGAAGATTGCCAAGGCAATTACCGGTGGCGGTGATCTCGACTCCCTGCTCGAACAAGAGGCGCCAGCAGCTGGCGCAGTCGGTACTGGCGGTAATGAGGGCCATACCTTCGTTGAGTTCTTGCGTGTCGTTGAAACGGTCGATCCGCTGGCGTTTCAGTTTGGTACGGGTGCAGGACGTGTGCTTGGGACGATTGAGCAGCCGGGGGTTCTGGTTGATGTCACTCCTCCGGCATTGACCGCAAAACTGGATTCCGCATCTGATAGCGGAGTTCAGGGAGATGGGATTACAAATGACAAGACACCGACGATCAGCGGTACAGGAGAGCCAGGGGCTTCCATTCTTGTCACCATGCCAGGAACTGGCGAAAAGCTGACCACCACGGTTAAGCCGGATGGTAGCTGGAGTGTGACGCCGACCCTCGATTTGCCGAACGGCCCGGCCACCGTTGCTGTTACGTCGACTGACCCGGCGGGTAATGTCGCGACGGCAAAAGTCCCATTGGTGATCGATGCGGAAGTGCCAAACAATGGCAAGGCACCAATCGTGGAAATTACCGAGGATGCTAACAATGACGGGTTCATCAATCGACTGGAGTCCGATGGGCCAACGGACGTCAAAGTGTCGTTCAACGGAAACCTGGTTAGCGTTGGAGATGTTGTAAAAATCACCTCGGGTGGTGTAACGAAGGATGTTGCAATCACCGAGGCAGACAAGCTTAATGGTTTTGTGACCACGACGTTCCCGGTACAGGCCAGTGGGACGACGGTTGTTGCTACAGCCATCATCGTTGATGTGGCCGGCAACACGACCGAACGCGGCAGCGACAGTGCGAAGGTTGATTTGAGCACGCTGGAAGGTTTGGCGGTGACGATCACGGAAGACGCGGACAACGACGGCTGGATCAACAGTGCGGAATTGCAGGGGACGGTGGGCGTTCGAGTCGATCTGCCGGCGAGCGCAGTCGCGGGTGATTTGCTGACGCTGAACGCGACCGGTAGCGCAGCGCAGACGATTACGCTGACGCAGGCCCAGATTGACGCGCATAGCGTGGTCTTTGAAGTGGCGGCGCCGGCCAATGGTGAAACCCTGGTGGTCAAGGCGCAGGTGACGGACCCGGCAGGCAACAAGTCGGCCGAAGTCAGCGACAGCGCGGTGATTGATACGCAAGCCCCGGGCGCACCGGTGGTCGAGATCACCGAAGACGGCAACAACGACGGCTGGATCAACCAGGCCGAACTCAATGGCGACATTGGTGTGACGGTCAGCCTGGCCGGCACGGGGGCCAAGGCAGGCGAAACCCTGCTGGTCAGCATCAATGGTACCGCCCAAACGCCGATCATTCTGACCGCAGCCGATATTCAAAGCGGCACGGTGGCACTGACGGGGATCAGTAACCCGGGCGAAGGCGTCACCCTGACGGTGACGGCAGCCGTGAAGGACGCCGCTGGCAATACGGGAGCGACGGGTAGCGACAGCGCGACGATCGACACGATTGCCCCGCAGACGCTGACGGCGAAGCTGGATCCGACCTCGGACAGTGGCACGAAGGGCGACAGCCTCACGAACGACAAGACACCGACGATCAGCGGCACGGGAGATCCGGGCGCGAAGATTGAAGTGACGATGCCGACCGGCGAGAAACTGACGACGACGGTGAAGCCGGACGGCAGCTGGACGGTGACGCCGACCCAGGACGTTCCGGACGGTCCGATCGTGGTCAACGTCAAGGAAACAGACCCGGCCGGCAACAGCATCAGCACGACGGTACCGCTGACCATCGATTCGGGCGTGCCGAACGATGGCACCGCACCGACCGTGACGATCACGGAAGATGCCAACAACGACGGCTTCATCAATCGTGTTGAAGCCCAAGGGCCGACCGACGTCAAGGTGTCGTTCAACGGCAACCTGGTCAATGTGGGCGATATCGTCAAGATTACCTCGGGTGGCGTGACGAAGGATGTGGCGATTACGGCGACGGACAAGGCGAACGGCTTTGTGACCACCGACTTCCCGCAGCAGGCTGCCGGCACGACGGTGACGGCAACGGCCGTGATCGTTGATGCGGCAGGCAACACGACGCAAGAAGGCAGCGACAGCGCCAAGCTGGATTTGAGCCCGCTGGACGGGTTGACCGTGAAAATCACGGAAGACGCGAACGACGACGGCTTCATCAACAAGGCCGAACTGCAAGGCACGGTGGGTGCAGAAATCAAGCTGCCGGCGACGGCGGTTGCCGGCGACGCCCTGACCATCACGGCGACGGGCAATGCGACGCAGACGATCATTCTGACGCAATCGCAGATTGACGCTGGCCAGGTGACCGTCGAACTGACGGCCCCGGGCAGTGGCACCGAAATGGTCGTGACGGCCCAGGTCAAGGACCCGGCCGGTAACGAATCCGCGGTGGCCAGCGACAAGGCGACGATCGCGACCGACGACATTGGTGCGCCGAAGGTGACGATCACCGAAGACACCAATAACGACGGCTGGATCAACAAGGCCGAACTGAATGGCGAGATTGGCGTCAGCGTCGAACTGCCGGGCACGGCCAAGGCTGGTGACAGCCTGCTGGTGTCGGTCAATGGTGTGGCACGTACGCCGATCGTACTGACGGCTGCGGACATCAGTACCGGCAGCGTGGCGATTACCGGTGTGACCAATCCGGGCGAAGGCAGCACGTTGACCGTGACGGCCCAAGTCAAGGATGTGGCGAACAACCTGGGTGCCGTCGGCAGCGACAGCGCCAAGATCGACACGACGACCTTCAGCGGTCTGGCCATCAGCATTACCGAAGACGAGAACGATGACGGCTTCATTGGTCAGGCGGAACTCAAGGGCAACGACATTGGCGTGCGCGTTGTTCTGCCGGCGGGAGCCGCCGTGGGCGACACCCTGACGGTGAGCGGTTCGGGCAATGTGGATAAGGTGATCACCCTGACGGCAGCCCAACTGGCGACCGGCTTCATTGATGTGACCTTCAACCCGACCGGCAACAACACCGACTTCAAGGCGACCGCCTCGATCGCAGATCCGGCCGGCAACAAGCTGGGTCCGGTTGAAGACACGGCCCGTCTGCAATTGAGCGCCCCGGGCGCCCCGATCGTGACGATCACCGAAGACGGCGACAACGACGGCTGGATCAACGGCACGGAACTGAACGGCACGATTGACGTAT
It encodes:
- a CDS encoding helix-turn-helix transcriptional regulator, whose translation is MKHWIIDVDKNALPTWLEAMPGAALLVRNGLPSISLDEPGIVWCRLRAGEDFAVLARDMAHAASHQVVILCDDLNEELVMQALSLGAAGCCNTHAAPEVLRQIALVVGNGGLWIGQSLLQRLVGTTSRLLGQRASVEEKAAEGSAWVALLSEREVQVARLVAGGASNKEVANQLAITERTVKAHLTAAFEKLGIRDRLQLSLRINGRLP